In Carettochelys insculpta isolate YL-2023 chromosome 11, ASM3395843v1, whole genome shotgun sequence, a genomic segment contains:
- the LOC142019126 gene encoding actin-1-like: protein MNQLRAPRSHGPAGHGPRAQALASDEAEKYKDYCAVVIDTGTGSTKSGLAGDEKPRSVLPSCVGVPKVRTKDSPLYCAGDSLLRRSPEVSLNTVMTHGVVTDWDALEMLWHHIFYTELGVCPEELAVLVTDAPLSPTTNREKMAELLFESFEVPAMLVAHRSLLAVYSYGRTNGLVIGCGYGTSYTAPVHDGYILPHATYRLDVAGNALTHYLAKLMGECGNPFWEEELALVCRIKEQCCYLPEDYQAELAGDEAKYLLDFTLPDNQVISIGSERFRCPEALFAPSALGLPEGGIHLQAMNSIQKCQPERQAELLANVLLAGGTTLLRGFSERIRKELHPMEAAGKGHVGVLAAPHRSYAAWLGGSIVASLNAFQNIWISRHAYEERGPFIVHRHCF from the coding sequence ATGAACCAGCTGCGGGCACCCAGGAGTCACGGCCCTGCTGGCCACGGGCCCAGGGCCCAGGCCCTGGCCTCGGACGAAGCCGAGAAGTACAAGGACTACTGCGCGGTGGTCATCGACACCGGCACTGGCTCCACCAAGAGCGGGCTGGCTGGGGACGAGAAGCCACGGTCGGTCCTGCCCAGCTGCGTGGGGGTCCCCAAGGTCAGGACCAAGGACAGCCCCCTTTATTGCGCAGGGGACAGCCTCCTGCGCCGGAGCCCCGAGGTGAGCTTGAACACGGTGATGACGCATGGCGTGGTGACGGACTGGGATGCCCTGGAGATGCTGTGGCATCACATCTTCTACACGGAGCTGGGCGTGTGCCCCGAGGAGCTGGCCGTGCTGGTGACGgatgcccccctctcccccaccaccaaccGAGAGAAGATGGCCGAGCTGCTGTTCGAGAGCTTCGAGGTGCCCGCCATGCTGGTGGCCCACCGCTCCCTCCTCGCCGTGTACTCCTACGGCCGCACCAACGGGCTGGTGATCGGCTGCGGCTATGGGACCTCCTACACCGCCCCCGTCCACGACGGCTACATCCTGCCCCACGCCACCTATCGGCTGGACGTGGCCGGCAACGCGCTGACCCACTACCTGGCCAAGCTGATGGGGGAGTGCGGGAACCCCTTCTGGGAGGAGGAGCTGGCGCTGGTGTGCAGGATCAAGGAGCAGTGCTGCTACCTCCCGGAGGACTACCAAGCTGAGCTGGCCGGGGACGAGGCGAAATACCTGCTGGACTTCACCCTTCCTGACAACCAGGTCATCTCCATTGGCAGCGAGCGCTTCCGCTGCCCTGAGGCGCTCTTTGCCCCCTCCGCCCTGGGCCTCCCCGAGGGGGGCATCCACCTCCAGGCCATGAACAGCATCCAGAAGTGCCAGCCGGAGCGGCAGGCCGAGCTGCTGGCCAACGTGCTGCTGGCGGGGGGCACCACCCTGCTCCGGGGCTTCTCGGAGCGGATCAGGAAGGAGCTGCACCCCATGGAGGCGGCAGGCAAGGGGCACGTGGGCgtcctggctgccccccaccgcaGCTACGCGGCCTGGCTGGGCGGCTCTATTGTGGCCTCACTCAATGCCTTCCAGAACATCTGGATCAGCCGCCACGCCTACGAGGAGAGAGGGCCCTTCATTGTGCACCGGCATTGCTTCTGA